TTCGAAAAAATCTTCTTAATTTTTTTAATATTGCCTCCCATTCCCATACTAATGATAATTGATTTTTTACTTTTAGCTTTAGATTCTAGTGTTTCAAGTGAAGAAGGATCTTTAAAAAGGCAAGTTCTAGATGCAACTTTGTATCTTTTCACATTTAATGTTTCTAAAAATTTTACTCCTTCTGGATAAAAAGCACTACACATAAACTCAATGTTTGCTTCATCAGCAATTTTTTTAATTTTTTCAGCTTTTTCAAATGTTAATTCAGATTTTTTAATTTCTTTCCAATCTGGATGATTTTCTGAATACAGATCTTTTGCATGCCACATTTGGAATTTTACTATATCTGCTCCAGCTTTTTTACATTCATGAATAATTTTTCCAGCTTTTGATACACTTCCTTCCCAGTTTGATCCTATTTCAGCCACAATTATGGTTTTCAATAATTTATCATACAAAAAGAAAAATTTAACTGTTTTATTGTTTTGATTAAATTCATTCCAATGAAAAATGATGAAATTTTTGTTAAATTAAGATCAGTCAAAAAATCAGATTGTATATTTCTTTATGATTTGTTAAAAGAAAGAGATCCAAGAGCTAATATTTCTCATAAAAAAATGCCTAGTTTTGCACAACATGTCAAATTTGTTATGTCTAAACCATATTCAAAATGGTATATTATTGAAACCTTCAAAAATGCTGTGGGTTCAATTTATCTTACAAAAGATAACGAAATTGGGATTTTTATTAAAAAAGATCTTCATGGTAAAGGAATTGCTTCACTTGCAATTAACTTATTAATGAAAAAACATCCTCGCTTCAGATATTTAGCAAATGTAAATCCTAAAAATAAAAAATCAATTCAATTTTTTAAAAATCAAAAATTTCACTTAATACAACATACATATGAATTAGAAAAATAAACTAATTTTGAATAATTTAAAAATTCTTATACAAATAATTGTATTTATAATCTTATTGAACTAATTTTTTAATCATTACTTTTAATTCTTCTTTTGATATTTTTTCTACTTTATCTGATGAATAATCTTTAACATTTTCTATTTTTCTTATTCCTTGATATGCCTCTTTGATATTATCTATATGAAAGAGTGGATATAATGGATTTGTTATGAAATACATATTATCATATTCCCAACTATAACGAATTTCATCTTCACTTATTAAAATTTCATGTAATTTTTCTCCAGGTCTAATTCCTATAATTTCTTCATTAACATTTTCAAACAAATCACTTAATGCATCTTTTAAATCCATGATGTTATATGCACGCATTTTTGGCACAAAAATCTCTGAACCTTTGCCAGAGTTTGTCGCATTTAGAATGAAGTCTAACGCTTCATCCATTGTAATACTGAATCTAGTCATTTTAGGATCTGTAATTGTGATTTTTCTCCTTTTCTTAATTTGTTCAATAAATAATGGTATTACTGAACCACTACTTCCAAAAACATTTCCATATCTAACAGAAATAAACCTAGTAACATGTTTTTCTGGATCTACATAATTATTTGCTGTTACAAATAATTTCTCTGTTAATAATTTTGTAGCTCCATATGTGTTTAATGGAGAAACAGCTTTATCTGTACTGATTACTACAGCCTTTTCTACATTTTCATGTAAACAAGCATTAATTACATTCTGTGAACCTATGACATTAGTTTTTATAGCTTCAAAAGGATTGTATTCTATCTTTGGAACATGCTTTAGTGCTGCAGTATGAAAAACAATATCTACATCTTCCAATGCTCTTTTCAGACGCTCAAAATCATTAACATCTCCTAGAAAAAATCTAAGACGTTTATCGTTAAATTTATTCTCCATTTTAATTTGATTTTCTTCATTTCTGCTAAAAATCCTAATTGTATCCACCTTTTTTTCCAAAAGTCTATGTGTAAGTGCTATGCCTAATGAACCTGTACCTCCAGTTATTAGAATTTTTTTACCATCAAACACGATTAATTTGTAATTGACTTTTCTAAAAACCTTGCTTTAAACAAATATTTAAAATGATTCTAGAATTGATGCAAATTCTTCAGAAGCATTACCTCTATTCTTCATGAATTTTATTACAAAATCATCTGCATTTCGTATTAAATCATTTTGAAATTTTTTATCAAATAAAATTTTCTTTATATCGTTTTCTAAATTACAATTATCTAAGACAGTAAATACTGCATCACTTTTGATGTGATTAAATTCAGGAACTTTTTCATCAAAATATACATTCATAGTGGGCTTGCCTAAAATCATTGATTCTAGAAGCATTGTTGATGTTCCGTTAATTTCAGGTGATATTACCATTACAATATCTGCTTGATTAACAGTGTTGATCACCGATGTCCATAAGTAGATAGGAATTGTACTGTCTAATTCTCTTATTAATAATTTGATTTCTTCATTATGTTTTAATTGAACTGGATGTAATTTAACAATAATTTTCACATTGTCAAATTTTTCCATAATTGAAAAAATATTTCTAATAATTTTTCTAAATCTAAATTTAAGATCTGTACAAGATAAGCCATTGACATCACTTATAGGATTTGGTGCTAAAAGTAATGTAATTTCTTCATTATTTCTATTTTTTTGTCTAGATAAAAAATAATTATCATGTCTTGGACTTCCTGTAACAATTATTTTTTTTGCATCAATACCATACTCATTTATCAAAAATTCTTTTTTCATTTCTCCCCACACTGCAATTTTATCTTTGAAATTGACATAATCTGATAATTCATCGTACCTCTTTGTTTTTTTAATTCTTTCAATAAAACCATGTTCCAGTAAAATTGTTGGAATCCTTTTTTTATTATATTCAAGAAAACTTTTTTCTGTTTCACCTACCTCATTCAACGATACAATACATTTGACATCACATTTTTCAAAAATTTTTTTAATACTAAAAATCATAGTAATATAGTAAGATAATCTTTCTGAGTATGTTTGTTGTAATACTTCTTTAACTACATCCCAAAAACTAATTTCTTCAATCATGAAAATATTATTAAAAATTTCAGAATTTTCAAATAATTTATTTATTTTTTCCAAATATTTTTCTGTTAATAAGGCAATTTTTTCTTTATCTTTTTTCTCTAAATATTTATCAATTTTAAGTATTTTACAATTAGTTTTCCTTATTGTATTAAGTGAATCTCTACTCCATATTGCAGACCTTCTTTGATTAATCAAAATAACATTCCCGTCAAATTTCATCATATTTTCAAAGAGTTTTGAAAATAATTGTGGATTAAATTCTAAAAAAATAACGCTCTTTTTTTTGGAATCATTAAGATCAAACCAAAAACCATAAAACCACCCCATGGTTGATTCTAAAATTTTTTTAATTTTAAGATAAGTTCCTCTAGAAATGTTAAACGTAAAGGGAATTTTACCTATATTGTACTTGACAGTAATTCTATCCCAAAATAATTTTTTATTTGAATTATTTTGAAAAATTTCTATCTTAATATTACTATTTTCGATAATTGATTCAACTATTTTTGATAATACGTTTGTAGTGATGATTTTTTCTGGTTGTTCTTTTTCAATAACTCGTTTAATTATTGTCAAATTAACTAAGTTGGGCATTAAAAATGATCCAAATTCATGTGAATCTAATATTTTAAGTAAATTAACACCTTCAATTTTATAATCATCTGATTTGATTTTTGAATGCCAATTTCGAAATTCAATCATTTTATCTAAAATTTGTAATCTTTCCTCTTGATTTAGTATTTCATCTGCTTTTTCATGTTCAATGTTTTTGTATTCTAAGGTTTCATGAATATCCAGATCAAACGAAAATTTTTTTACTTTTTTATCCTCAATAATTTTTGACGGTAAAACATCAAAATCTGAATTGTCACCAATCAAAATTATTTTAGAAGTCAAAATACCTTATCGTTTTGATTTGTGATAATTATTTAAATATATCTTATTTTTTTAAATTTCTGAATTTTTTAATTTAAAATTTTTATCCTAAACTAATCGAGGAAATGGAATGGGTACTAAAAATCTCCCTCCATTTTTTCTAAATTGATTTTCTTTTTCAAGAATTTCTTTTTCATAATTCCATGCTAAAAGAAATGCAACCTGCTGTGAACCTTTTTCTACTAAAATTTTAACTGGTTTTACTGGTATGTGCATTCCAGGAGTATACAATCCTTGTTTTAAGGGAGTAGTATCTACGATATGATCTAAAAATTTTGTACCTATATTACAATAATTTAATAAAACATTTCCCTTTGCAGGAGCACCATATCCAAAAATAATCTTTTTCTCTTTCTTTAGTTTTTTTAATTCTTTAATAAGTGATTTTTTTAATCTCGATACATCATCAGAAAATTTTTTGTATGTTTCCAATTTATTAATCCCAAATTTTTCTTCATAATCTATCAATTCTTCTACATATTTTCTTGGTTTGAAATTATTTTTTTTAGCAGCAAAAACTCTTATGGTTCCACCATGTACTTTTTGTTTTTTAACATTGAATATCTCAAACTCATTATCGGTCATTAATTTTTTTAATGATCCCAACGAAAAATATGATAAATGTTCATGATAAACGGTATCAAATTCTAATTTTTGAATTAAATCTAAAAGATATGGTACTTCAAATACAAAAATTCCTTCATCCTTTAATAGAAGTTTTACACATTTCATTAATTCCTGTAAATCATCAATATGTCCAAAAACATTGTTAGCAACAATTACTATTGCTTTATTATCTATAGAAATTTTTTTTGCGATCTTGTATGTCAAAAAAGCATTTTCAGTTGGAATTCCTAAATCATTTGCAATTTTTGCAATGTTTTTTGCTGGTTCTATACCCAAAACATTAGTTCCTAATTTTTTAAATTCTTGGAGCAATGAACCATCATTACTTCCAATTTCAATAACCAGTGGATTATCTTTTTTCATCAAAAATTCATGATATATATCACACGCATATTTTTTAAAATGAGTTACTATGGGTTTGCTTGCACTAGTCAAATAAAGATATTGTTTAAACAAAAATTCTTTATCAACAATATCTAACAGCTGTAAAAGAAAACAATTTTTACATAAAAATAATCGTAGTGGAAATTTATTTTCAACTTTTTCTAAATCTTCTTTTTTTATAAACGCATTTGCTAAAGGTTGCTCGCCTAGATCTAATATTAATTCTAAATTTTGACTAGAACAAATTCTACACTTATTTTTTTTATAAAATTTCATTATAACAGTGAACAGGTTTGTATGATTGAATATATTGATTACTACATGTCTTTTGAAATTTTATAAAATCCTGCAATCTTGCATAGAATCTTTAATAATTTATTAAATTTTTCAATATTCTCAGTTTCAGAGACTTCTAATGGCGTTTCAATTGTACAACAAAACGATTCAAAAATTTGTTCGTCCTGAACCTTTTTTATTTTTCTTATAGTTTTTCGTCTTTTTCTAATATGATTACTTAGTCTAATTATTCCTAAATAACTTCTCAGTTTTTTTACAAGCATTTTTTTTTTGGTAAAAAATACAATTAATCCAATTTCAATAATCAATAAAGAGGGTAATAATTTTAATATTGTTTTTGTTTCGTAGTTAGATAAAAGTACAACCCATCTATTTCTTTCCAATAAATAAAACTTTTCACCACTCCATTTCCATTGTGCACTTCCATAATGATATACAATGGATTCTGGAACATAATATGATCTATAATTTAATAATCTGGCACGCCATCCTAGATCTAAATCTTCATTATATGCAAATAATTTTTCATCAAATAAACCAACTTTATCAAAAATTTCTTTTGGACAAAATAAACAAGTTCCAGCGGCAAATCCAATCTCTTCAATTATATTATATTGTAAGAGGTCTTTTTTCCCCTTTTCTCTAGAGAAACCAAAGCCAAAAATATTTATCAAATTTCCCGCACTATCTATGATGCTTCTATCTTTCATTTTCAAAAATTTTGGTTGATATAGACCCTCCCCTTTATTCATATATGCTTCAAATAAATAATCTAACCATTTTGGAGCAACAATCAAATCATTATTTAATAATACAATAAATTCTCCATTGGCATTTCTTATTCCAATGTTTAATCCCTCTGAAACTCCCACATTTTCCTTATTTAGTATGAAATTACATTCATGATATTTTTTCGAGAATTTTTCACCACTTTTATCTGGTGAATCATTATCTACTACTATGATCTCATAATCTTGCTTGGTTTCTTTAAAAATTGATTCTAAACAATTTTCTAAAAACTTTTCACCATTGTAGTTAAGAATAATGATTGAAACTAATCCTTTTTTTACATCGATTTTAGTCATATTATGTCAATTTTTCTATTTTTTTTCTGATGTTTCACCTATAAGTTCTGGTTCTTCTTTTTTTATCTGATTATGCATAATCTCTATTGCCTGTTCTATTTCCAAAAGCTTTATTCCCTTTTTCACTATTTTTTCACAGTTTAAACATGATTGTAGTGGTCGTATGGCAATTTGCTTTAACTCTTTAGATGAACAAGGTACAATAAAATTATCTAAATATCCAAATGTTTTTGCTATTTTTTTAGAAAAATCTAATCTATTAATACAAGAAAGACCCGATGTATGAAAAACCCCCTGCATGTCTTTTTTTATCAGCTCTATGATATTTTCTGCTAAATTGTCTGCTAAAGTAGGTGTACTAAACTGATCATCTACAATTGACA
This genomic window from Nitrosopumilus ureiphilus contains:
- a CDS encoding N-acetylneuraminate synthase family protein — translated: MKTIIVAEIGSNWEGSVSKAGKIIHECKKAGADIVKFQMWHAKDLYSENHPDWKEIKKSELTFEKAEKIKKIADEANIEFMCSAFYPEGVKFLETLNVKRYKVASRTCLFKDPSSLETLESKAKSKKSIIISMGMGGNIKKIKKIFSKNKTTFCYCISDYPLKFNKIDWKKAVSFDGFSDHTLGNTAAILFTILKKQRQTKHILIEKHVKLENSKGPDASTSIDTKQLSELVSHIRILEKANF
- a CDS encoding GNAT family N-acetyltransferase; its protein translation is MKNDEIFVKLRSVKKSDCIFLYDLLKERDPRANISHKKMPSFAQHVKFVMSKPYSKWYIIETFKNAVGSIYLTKDNEIGIFIKKDLHGKGIASLAINLLMKKHPRFRYLANVNPKNKKSIQFFKNQKFHLIQHTYELEK
- a CDS encoding SDR family NAD(P)-dependent oxidoreductase, which encodes MFDGKKILITGGTGSLGIALTHRLLEKKVDTIRIFSRNEENQIKMENKFNDKRLRFFLGDVNDFERLKRALEDVDIVFHTAALKHVPKIEYNPFEAIKTNVIGSQNVINACLHENVEKAVVISTDKAVSPLNTYGATKLLTEKLFVTANNYVDPEKHVTRFISVRYGNVFGSSGSVIPLFIEQIKKRRKITITDPKMTRFSITMDEALDFILNATNSGKGSEIFVPKMRAYNIMDLKDALSDLFENVNEEIIGIRPGEKLHEILISEDEIRYSWEYDNMYFITNPLYPLFHIDNIKEAYQGIRKIENVKDYSSDKVEKISKEELKVMIKKLVQ
- a CDS encoding class I SAM-dependent methyltransferase codes for the protein MKFYKKNKCRICSSQNLELILDLGEQPLANAFIKKEDLEKVENKFPLRLFLCKNCFLLQLLDIVDKEFLFKQYLYLTSASKPIVTHFKKYACDIYHEFLMKKDNPLVIEIGSNDGSLLQEFKKLGTNVLGIEPAKNIAKIANDLGIPTENAFLTYKIAKKISIDNKAIVIVANNVFGHIDDLQELMKCVKLLLKDEGIFVFEVPYLLDLIQKLEFDTVYHEHLSYFSLGSLKKLMTDNEFEIFNVKKQKVHGGTIRVFAAKKNNFKPRKYVEELIDYEEKFGINKLETYKKFSDDVSRLKKSLIKELKKLKKEKKIIFGYGAPAKGNVLLNYCNIGTKFLDHIVDTTPLKQGLYTPGMHIPVKPVKILVEKGSQQVAFLLAWNYEKEILEKENQFRKNGGRFLVPIPFPRLV
- a CDS encoding glycosyltransferase family 2 protein is translated as MTKIDVKKGLVSIIILNYNGEKFLENCLESIFKETKQDYEIIVVDNDSPDKSGEKFSKKYHECNFILNKENVGVSEGLNIGIRNANGEFIVLLNNDLIVAPKWLDYLFEAYMNKGEGLYQPKFLKMKDRSIIDSAGNLINIFGFGFSREKGKKDLLQYNIIEEIGFAAGTCLFCPKEIFDKVGLFDEKLFAYNEDLDLGWRARLLNYRSYYVPESIVYHYGSAQWKWSGEKFYLLERNRWVVLLSNYETKTILKLLPSLLIIEIGLIVFFTKKKMLVKKLRSYLGIIRLSNHIRKRRKTIRKIKKVQDEQIFESFCCTIETPLEVSETENIEKFNKLLKILCKIAGFYKISKDM